A region of the Muricauda sp. MAR_2010_75 genome:
GGCCAACGCGATAATATCTCCCGATTGGATCAGGTGCTCTTTACTTTCAATCTGATCTTGTGGCAAATAACAAAGCTCTTCGTGGGCCAGTTCCTTTTCCACTTGAAGCATGGCTTCAAAATTTTCATCATTCGTTAAAAAAGGATAGAGTGAACGATGTGTTCCCATAAAATTGATAGGTTTGTTTAGTAACACACCACCCAATTCCGAGGTGATATCCTTGACCAAACCCTTCTTCTGATTGTTTCGAATCCACTCCGTAAAATAATGTAAACGTGAAGGATAGCTTTTTAAAATACCATCCCTATACCGAATGGTTTTTAAATTTTCTGCAAATGCATTAAAAGTTTCTTGCTCGTTCTTGAGCATTAATCCAAAAGCCAGCACATTTTCAACAAAAGTGGTGCAATCCAATCCCGAAAAATTCACAACAAGGGTTTCTGTTTCCCCAACTTCAAGGGTCTTTTCCACATACGCTGTTCCCATAAACGACCTTCCTACCTGCACAAGTGTATCTCCCAAATTGGATGCCTGGATTTCTTGAAGTTCATCCATTTTGGATTCAAAAAGAGACTTGTCCTCAGGAGAACATGTGATTTGTTGGGCAAATGCAAAAGATGATATCGCCAAAACGATGAGTAGACTAACAATAGGGTTAAATAGATTTTTAATGGTAAAATCTAAAAATTTCATGTGAATCATAAATTGCTTTTAGTTCGGGCTCAATAAACTCTTGATGTATTAAATCAGGATAAGAAAGAAAATCCAAATGCAAAGAAGTTGAGATCAAATTTAAATTACCAACCCTTAAATTAGGGTAAGTCTGTTGTATTTCTTCAGGAATTTCACCAATAGTCCCAGAAAAATAAGGAGAAGAAATAACGTTCCATGTTGTTTGAATTCTATTAACAAGAGGCACACCTTCTTTTACTTCCCATTGAACATCTTTCATTTGATAATCGAGGTTTGTTATAAATTGATAATTAGAAAAGGACTGGTCGGCTATTGTAAACGAGGCATTTTTTGGTATACTTATATTCTCTGGTTTGACCCCATATTTTTCATAATCATACTCATAAACGTCACTTCCAAAACTAAATCGTGTTCTATATCTACTATACAAATCCAAATATCCAATTTTTATAGGATTAGGTGCTAGTGCACTGGTATCTATTAATGTAGTATAAATTCCACCTCCAATTGAATACGACTGATTATCCTCAAATGCTTGAACAACTACATATAAGTTATAGGCTACAGGGTTTGAAATTGGAATATCTACCTCAAGATAATAATCATAAAAATTAAATTCAGAGTAGTCTACTTCTATGATATCTTCATCTGAAATGTCTTCAATAAAAAAATACTTCGATTCATTATCTGAGTCATAGAAAGTATAAAATATATTATTATACTCATTTAATCTTACATCAAGATGAGAAACCTGATCTTTAACACCGTTATCAAGACCTTGTTTTGTATAGATGTGACCATCTTTGTCCGAAAATGTTTCATATCTAGGTGAAACTGCATTATTAACAGAGATGTCAAAACTTCCTGTTTGATCTCTAAATGTAACAGGATCATATTCTGGATAAGGTCCAAAATTCCAATTGGAGCCAATTTGTATTTCAGGATAAGATTTAATAGTATGTCTCATATTCCCAAAAGAACTATTGTCATAAGTGAACAAACTTATTGTTAAGTTGTCAGGTAATTTCTTTTCTTGAATATCAAAAATTAATGAGTCCCCTGCTTCAAATTCTCTGTAATCCAATAGTTCGCCATCTTTATCATGAATAATAATCCAATTGTCAGTTTCTGCTGTGGATAGAGCAACTTCGAAAGTAAAGTAGGTTACCATTTCTGGTTCTTCATCACCTGTTGGATCGGGATTAGGTTCTTCAGATTCATCTTTTGAGCATCCATAAAAAATGAAAAGGAATCCCAATAACATTGGTTTTAAGTTTTTCATCTTGACAGTTTTTTAAGATAGACGTCCAATTAAAAAAACGAAGAAATTTCTGATAAATTGAAAAGCTGTATTGAATTTATGAGCCGTTTTGATTTTCATCTTTATGTTCAATCGTCAACCTTGTTGTACGTGCAATGCTTTCAGGATAATTTTCTTGCAAGTATACAATCAATTTTTCCCGAACATGAACTCGTAAATCCCAAGCAGTAGGTGAATCCTTAGCACTCATTAAGGCACGTACCTCCACATAATTGGGCTTAGACTCGGTGACTTGTAGCACATTGACCTCACCATCCCACAACTTGGTGTTGTTCAAGATTTGGGTTAATTCTTCCCGTAACTTATCAAAAGGGACGTTGTAATCCACATATAAAAAAACAGTTCCCAAAATAGCGGATGAGGTCTTAGTCCAGTTTTGAAAAGGTTTCTCTATAAAATAGGGCGTGGGTACGATCAATCGGCGTTTGTCCCAAATGGCTACCACCACATAGGTCAGGGTAATTTCTTCAATACGGCCCCATTCCCCTTCCACGATCACCACATCGTCCAGTTTTATGGGCTGGGCTATGGCAATTTGGATGCCGGCCAATATGGTTCCGATAAGTTTTTGGGCCGAAAAACCAATGATAATACCCGCCACACCGGCTGAAGCAAAAATACTTATACCTAATTCTCGAATTTCTTGAAAACTCATCAAGGCTAAACCAAGAGCCAGAAGAATGACAACAAAGATGATAATGCGTTCCAAGATGGTAAATTGGGTATAGATTTTTCGGGCCTTTAGATTATCCGTTTCACCTACATCATAGTTTCTAAGGATGACCTGTTTTACAATCTTCAAAAGAGCGATTACCAGCCAGGTCATGGCAAAGATAAACAAGAGGGTACTTGACTTTTTAAACCAATACTCCGATTCCTCAAGACTTAAAACGTTGCGCAGGGCATTAATCCGTAGGATGACGGAGACAAAAATCAAGATCAACGGTAGCGCCAATTTTTTAAAGGAACCATCGGGCAAGAGGTATTTCGGGTTTTTGCCCAAACGTTTCAACAGGATGGATATGGCCCAATATACAAAGACCAGGCAGAAAAGGGTAATCCCTAAATAAATCAGTGATTCTTTTGAAACGTTGTCGTAAAAGGACTCCATAGTAACAAAAATAGGGGAGAAAACTATACATCAAGGAATAGTACTCTCCGTTTTTGGATTGAATTTCATTATTTCTCCATAAGAAAGTATTTTG
Encoded here:
- a CDS encoding N-acetylmuramoyl-L-alanine amidase-like domain-containing protein, which encodes MKFLDFTIKNLFNPIVSLLIVLAISSFAFAQQITCSPEDKSLFESKMDELQEIQASNLGDTLVQVGRSFMGTAYVEKTLEVGETETLVVNFSGLDCTTFVENVLAFGLMLKNEQETFNAFAENLKTIRYRDGILKSYPSRLHYFTEWIRNNQKKGLVKDITSELGGVLLNKPINFMGTHRSLYPFLTNDENFEAMLQVEKELAHEELCYLPQDQIESKEHLIQSGDIIALATSIKGLDVTHTGIAIHQPDGRLHLLHASSKNGEVEISELPLADYLKNIKSNIGIIVARPTLLSF
- a CDS encoding mechanosensitive ion channel family protein, giving the protein MESFYDNVSKESLIYLGITLFCLVFVYWAISILLKRLGKNPKYLLPDGSFKKLALPLILIFVSVILRINALRNVLSLEESEYWFKKSSTLLFIFAMTWLVIALLKIVKQVILRNYDVGETDNLKARKIYTQFTILERIIIFVVILLALGLALMSFQEIRELGISIFASAGVAGIIIGFSAQKLIGTILAGIQIAIAQPIKLDDVVIVEGEWGRIEEITLTYVVVAIWDKRRLIVPTPYFIEKPFQNWTKTSSAILGTVFLYVDYNVPFDKLREELTQILNNTKLWDGEVNVLQVTESKPNYVEVRALMSAKDSPTAWDLRVHVREKLIVYLQENYPESIARTTRLTIEHKDENQNGS